One Bradyrhizobium zhanjiangense DNA segment encodes these proteins:
- a CDS encoding glycosyltransferase → MSQLPIIYVIGSLDVGGAERHLTQIIPRLDRARWKPVVCCLTARGKLADGLEAAGFEVIVCPAARRSGGASRIRSLVRLVETVFWLSRVMRRFRPAIAHFFLPGAYILGAPASILARVPVRIMSRRSLNNYQRNMRFSSAIEGGLHRYMTAILGNSNSVVRQLRDDENVRADRLGLIYNGIDFASYQKSSTVRQGVRASLKIDRGALVFIMVANLIPYKGHQDLLVAFSMARAHLPTGWRLLMVGRDDGIGTTLREQAANLNINDNVLFLGSRSDVPDLLCGADVSVLSSHEEGFSNAVLESMAAGLPVIATDVGGNPEANINGETGFIVPPRDPEAMSEAILLLSADEALRGSMGTRAADRAEKNFSLDACVSRYEDLYRSLLEGKLPGEIPSIRLSK, encoded by the coding sequence GGGAGCCGAGCGACATCTGACACAAATCATCCCGAGACTGGATCGCGCCCGATGGAAGCCGGTCGTCTGTTGCCTGACTGCAAGAGGCAAGCTCGCGGATGGTCTGGAGGCGGCTGGCTTCGAGGTGATCGTCTGTCCGGCCGCGCGGCGTTCCGGCGGTGCATCGCGGATACGAAGCCTCGTGCGTCTCGTTGAGACGGTCTTCTGGCTTTCTCGAGTCATGCGCCGATTTCGTCCGGCGATCGCTCATTTCTTCTTGCCCGGGGCTTACATCCTGGGGGCACCGGCGTCGATTCTGGCCCGCGTTCCCGTTCGAATCATGAGTCGACGAAGCCTCAACAACTACCAGCGCAACATGCGTTTTAGCTCTGCGATCGAGGGCGGGCTGCATCGCTACATGACGGCCATTCTGGGAAATTCGAACAGCGTCGTGCGTCAACTGAGAGATGACGAAAACGTCCGGGCGGATCGGCTGGGCCTGATCTATAACGGCATTGATTTCGCTAGCTATCAAAAGTCTTCGACGGTGCGGCAGGGCGTGCGTGCGTCCCTCAAGATCGATCGAGGCGCGCTTGTTTTCATTATGGTGGCAAATCTCATCCCTTATAAAGGACATCAGGATCTGCTGGTGGCGTTCTCGATGGCTCGCGCCCATTTGCCCACCGGCTGGAGACTATTGATGGTGGGGCGAGACGACGGCATCGGCACGACGCTGCGCGAACAAGCGGCGAATTTGAACATAAATGACAACGTCCTCTTTCTCGGTTCAAGAAGCGACGTGCCCGATCTCCTGTGTGGGGCGGATGTCAGTGTTCTGTCCTCACACGAGGAGGGGTTCTCGAACGCTGTCCTCGAGAGCATGGCGGCCGGACTTCCAGTGATCGCGACCGACGTGGGAGGAAATCCCGAGGCGAATATCAACGGAGAAACCGGGTTCATCGTGCCGCCGCGTGATCCTGAGGCGATGAGCGAGGCGATACTTCTTCTTTCAGCGGATGAGGCATTGCGCGGCAGCATGGGCACCAGGGCGGCAGACCGGGCCGAAAAAAACTTCAGCCTGGACGCTTGTGTGTCGCGCTATGAGGATCTTTATCGCAGCTTGCTGGAGGGCAAGCTTCCGGGCGAGATCCCGAGCATCCGGCTTTCGAAGTAA
- the asnB gene encoding asparagine synthase (glutamine-hydrolyzing) — protein sequence MCGIAGFLADPSSRTSVDQLKSVAGAMDVSLEHRGPDDHGIWVDAEAGVALVHRRLSILDLSPAGHQPMHSADGRFVMVYNGEVYSHLPIRAEIEATGHRFRGHSDTEVLLESFARYGIRATADRLIGMFAIAIWDRQQRTLKLIRDRLGIKPIYWAKIGGLFMFGSELKALRQHPGWTPRIEPAAVASFMRHNYIPAPHTIYRDVHKLEPGTILTLEFGREPQIEKFWDARQVALDGLSNPLSGDEASLVEQLETLLVDAVRKRTMADVPLGAFLSGGIDSSTVVALMKAANVGPVKTFSIGFEQKAYNEAPHAAAIAKHLGTEHTELIATSQQALEVVPKLSEIFDEPFADSSQIPTYLVSAMTRKHVTVALSGDGGDELFSGYNRYQLTRRSWRMLSLVPAPARKALAAGLTSVSSERWNAIFDYLPEHSYPRLPGDKIHKFANVLGLNDADELYRKLISHWDPSRIAPGLSEARRILWDNTVRTDFPNLLDRMQFLDLVTYLPDDILTKVDRTSMAVALEARVPLLDHRVVEMAWRLPHSVKIRRGVSKWLLRQVLYRHVPRNLVERPKMGFAVPLDEWLRGPLRQWAENLLSEKRLRETDLFDVALIRRHWTEHLSRKRNWPYALWGVLMFEAWRERWE from the coding sequence ATGTGCGGAATCGCCGGATTTCTCGCGGACCCCAGCAGTCGGACGTCGGTCGACCAGCTAAAATCCGTCGCTGGCGCCATGGACGTCAGCCTGGAACATCGCGGTCCCGACGACCACGGCATATGGGTCGATGCCGAAGCCGGTGTTGCCCTTGTTCACCGCCGCCTATCGATCCTGGATCTTTCGCCCGCCGGACACCAGCCCATGCACTCGGCCGATGGCCGCTTCGTGATGGTCTACAATGGCGAGGTCTACAGCCACCTTCCAATCCGAGCCGAGATCGAAGCGACCGGCCACCGTTTCCGCGGACACTCGGACACGGAGGTCCTGCTCGAATCATTCGCGCGATACGGAATCCGCGCCACGGCTGACCGACTGATCGGCATGTTTGCGATCGCGATCTGGGACAGGCAACAGCGAACCCTGAAGCTCATCCGCGATCGCCTCGGCATCAAACCGATCTATTGGGCGAAGATCGGCGGGCTGTTCATGTTCGGCTCGGAGCTCAAGGCCCTGCGCCAGCATCCGGGATGGACGCCGCGGATCGAACCGGCGGCGGTCGCCTCGTTCATGCGGCATAACTACATCCCGGCTCCGCACACCATCTATCGGGATGTCCACAAACTCGAGCCGGGGACCATTCTGACCCTGGAATTCGGCCGCGAACCACAAATTGAGAAATTCTGGGATGCCCGGCAGGTGGCTCTCGACGGGCTGAGCAATCCGCTCTCCGGAGACGAGGCATCGCTGGTCGAACAACTCGAGACGCTTCTTGTCGATGCCGTCCGCAAGCGGACGATGGCGGACGTGCCGCTCGGCGCATTCCTTTCCGGCGGAATCGATTCATCGACCGTCGTCGCGTTGATGAAGGCCGCAAACGTCGGACCGGTAAAGACGTTCTCGATCGGCTTTGAGCAAAAGGCCTATAACGAGGCGCCTCATGCCGCTGCGATCGCCAAGCATCTCGGGACGGAGCACACCGAACTCATCGCAACCTCGCAGCAAGCGCTCGAGGTCGTACCGAAGCTTTCCGAAATCTTCGACGAGCCGTTCGCTGACTCGTCACAGATTCCGACCTACTTGGTTTCAGCGATGACACGCAAGCACGTCACCGTCGCACTTTCGGGCGATGGCGGCGACGAACTCTTCTCGGGCTACAATCGATATCAGCTGACCCGGCGTTCCTGGAGGATGCTTTCGCTGGTGCCAGCCCCCGCGCGAAAGGCACTCGCAGCGGGTCTGACTTCGGTAAGCTCGGAGCGATGGAACGCGATTTTCGACTACCTTCCGGAGCACAGCTATCCGCGACTGCCCGGCGACAAGATTCATAAATTCGCGAATGTGCTCGGGTTGAACGATGCCGATGAACTGTACAGAAAGCTGATCAGCCATTGGGACCCGAGTCGCATCGCGCCTGGCCTATCGGAAGCTCGTAGGATATTGTGGGACAACACCGTAAGAACTGATTTTCCGAATTTGCTCGATCGAATGCAATTCCTCGATTTGGTGACGTATCTTCCTGACGATATTCTAACAAAGGTTGATCGTACGAGCATGGCAGTCGCTCTTGAAGCGAGAGTGCCACTTCTCGATCACCGCGTTGTGGAAATGGCCTGGCGGCTCCCGCACTCCGTCAAAATCCGGCGCGGCGTCAGCAAATGGCTGTTACGTCAGGTTCTGTACCGTCACGTTCCAAGAAATCTCGTCGAACGTCCAAAGATGGGCTTTGCCGTTCCACTCGACGAATGGTTACGTGGGCCGTTGCGACAATGGGCAGAAAATCTGCTTTCCGAGAAACGGCTGCGCGAGACGGATTTGTTCGACGTCGCGCTCATTCGCCGGCACTGGACCGAGCATCTGTCGCGCAAGCGCAATTGGCCATACGCACTCTGGGGCGTTTTGATGTTCGAAGCGTGGCGCGAACGGTGGGAATAG
- a CDS encoding nucleotide sugar dehydrogenase: MSNFRKIAVVGLGYVGLPVAVAFARKRIPVVGFDVDGSRVAELSKGYDRTREVDAEDLRHPSLTFSVDPVAIRDSDFFIVTVPTPIDDAHRPDLGAMIAASRTVGDALKKGDIVVYESTVYPGAIEEECIPILAEVSHLKPGVDFTVGYSPERINPGDKLHRFETIMKVVSAQDAKTLDIVADVYGSVVTAGIHRAPSIKVAEAAKVIENTQRDLNIAFMNELSLIFQVLNIDTGDVLAAAGTKWNFLPFQPGLVGGHCIGVDPYYLTFRAERAGYHPEVILAGRRINDGMGQRIARECVRMLLRGKGRGGRSTVTVLGLTFKENVPDTRNSRVVDIIRELETFGIHVQVHDPLANAEDASHEYGLTLTDLDALRPADAVILAVAHDSYLAGGWPLFQRLLDDGTGLILDVKAKLDRGVTPAGIELWRL; encoded by the coding sequence ATGTCAAATTTCCGAAAGATTGCAGTTGTTGGTTTGGGCTATGTCGGCCTTCCGGTTGCGGTTGCCTTTGCCCGCAAAAGAATACCTGTCGTCGGTTTTGACGTGGACGGCAGCCGCGTTGCCGAGCTCAGCAAGGGATATGACCGTACGCGTGAAGTCGACGCCGAAGATCTTCGCCATCCGTCGCTAACGTTCTCGGTGGATCCGGTGGCGATCCGAGACTCGGATTTCTTCATCGTCACCGTGCCGACGCCAATCGACGATGCGCACCGGCCGGATCTGGGAGCGATGATTGCCGCATCGCGCACGGTCGGCGATGCGCTCAAGAAGGGCGACATCGTCGTCTACGAATCGACGGTTTATCCGGGCGCGATCGAGGAGGAATGTATCCCAATCCTGGCGGAGGTCTCCCATTTGAAGCCGGGCGTGGACTTCACGGTTGGGTACTCTCCCGAGCGGATCAATCCCGGTGACAAACTGCACCGTTTCGAGACCATCATGAAGGTCGTCTCTGCTCAGGATGCAAAAACGCTTGACATTGTTGCTGATGTCTATGGGTCCGTCGTGACGGCCGGCATCCATCGCGCACCTTCCATCAAAGTGGCCGAGGCTGCCAAGGTCATCGAGAACACGCAGCGCGATCTGAACATCGCGTTCATGAACGAGCTATCGCTGATCTTTCAGGTCCTGAATATCGACACGGGCGACGTTTTGGCGGCCGCGGGCACAAAATGGAATTTTCTGCCGTTTCAGCCCGGCCTCGTTGGCGGCCACTGCATCGGCGTCGACCCCTACTATCTGACTTTTCGTGCCGAGCGAGCGGGCTACCATCCGGAGGTGATTCTGGCCGGTCGCCGGATCAATGACGGCATGGGTCAGCGCATTGCCCGCGAATGTGTTCGAATGCTGCTTCGCGGGAAGGGCAGGGGGGGCAGAAGCACTGTCACGGTACTTGGCCTGACCTTCAAGGAGAATGTCCCGGATACGCGCAACTCCCGTGTGGTCGACATCATTCGCGAGCTTGAGACATTTGGTATCCATGTTCAGGTGCACGATCCTCTCGCGAACGCGGAGGATGCAAGCCACGAATACGGGCTAACGCTGACTGATCTGGATGCCCTGCGTCCGGCGGATGCGGTCATCCTGGCCGTGGCGCATGATAGCTATCTCGCCGGTGGCTGGCCGCTCTTTCAACGGCTATTGGATGACGGCACGGGTCTTATCCTGGACGTCAAGGCGAAGCTCGACCGTGGCGTGACGCCCGCCGGCATCGAGCTCTGGCGGCTATAG
- a CDS encoding NAD-dependent epimerase — protein sequence MSHDTPLVTGAAGFIGFHVAQRLLAAGRKVVGLDIVNDYYDPRLKEARLEILKRDPNFTFVKLDLTDRAGIKSLFAEYRFPVVVHLAAQAGVRYSLEHPHAYVDANLEGFINILEGCRHNGCGHLLFASSSSVYGSNTKLPFSVHDNVDHPISLYAASKKANELMAHSYSHLYGIPATGLRFFTVYGPWGRPDMAMFIFAKAILSGTPIKLFNNGDMRRDFTFVDDIAEAIIRLMKRPPQRKSIPPTATPDPSSSRAPWKIYNIGNNNPEELLHVVSVLEKELGRTAIRELLPMQPGDVPATYADIEDLARDIGFRPATSIEDGIARFIKWYREYHKV from the coding sequence ATGTCGCACGATACACCACTGGTCACTGGAGCTGCCGGGTTCATTGGCTTTCATGTTGCCCAGCGCCTCCTGGCGGCAGGCCGCAAGGTCGTCGGCCTGGACATCGTCAATGACTATTACGATCCTCGACTGAAAGAAGCGCGTCTCGAAATCCTGAAGCGCGACCCGAACTTCACTTTTGTAAAGCTCGATTTGACCGACCGTGCGGGTATCAAGTCGCTCTTTGCCGAGTATCGTTTTCCTGTCGTTGTCCATCTTGCCGCCCAGGCTGGTGTGCGCTATTCGCTTGAGCATCCACATGCGTATGTGGATGCAAACCTGGAAGGCTTCATCAATATTCTTGAAGGGTGTCGGCACAACGGGTGCGGCCATTTGCTGTTTGCTTCATCGTCATCGGTCTATGGCAGCAATACGAAACTGCCCTTCTCGGTACATGACAATGTCGATCATCCCATCAGCCTGTACGCCGCGTCGAAGAAAGCTAATGAGCTGATGGCGCACTCCTATAGCCATTTGTACGGCATCCCTGCCACAGGACTGCGGTTCTTCACGGTCTATGGTCCCTGGGGTCGCCCGGACATGGCCATGTTCATTTTCGCAAAGGCGATTTTGAGTGGAACGCCGATCAAGCTGTTCAACAATGGCGACATGCGGCGTGACTTCACCTTTGTTGACGATATCGCCGAAGCGATTATTCGCCTCATGAAGCGTCCACCTCAGCGCAAATCAATCCCGCCGACCGCCACGCCCGATCCTTCGAGCAGCCGGGCGCCCTGGAAGATCTACAATATCGGCAACAATAACCCCGAGGAGCTCTTACACGTCGTTTCGGTGCTGGAGAAGGAGCTCGGCCGGACAGCAATCAGAGAGCTGCTGCCGATGCAACCTGGCGATGTGCCGGCGACGTATGCCGATATCGAAGATCTGGCGCGAGACATCGGATTCCGCCCAGCGACGAGCATCGAGGATGGGATCGCGCGATTTATCAAGTGGTACCGCGAGTACCACAAGGTTTGA
- a CDS encoding Gfo/Idh/MocA family protein, whose translation MIRFGLLGCGRIAKRHSDLLGGNHIEGANLIAVCDPIRARADAVAGKFGVAAHYEMDKFLARKDIDAVAVLTPSGMHPAHVIACARAGKHVVVEKPMALRLQDADDMIRACDEAGVKMFIVKQNRFNVPVVKAREALDAGRFGKLILGTVRVRWCRDQAYYDQDDWRGTWAYDGGVLTNQASHHVDMLEWFFGDVVSVHARAATALANIETEDTAVATLKFRNGALGIIEATTAARPTDLEGSLSILGEKGTVEISGFAVNQIRHWRFVHELPSDKDVVEKFSVNPPNVYGFGHQAYYHHVVDCLENQRAALVDGLEGRKSLELISALYESIETGEEVALRFTPRLSRLGVVS comes from the coding sequence ATGATCAGATTTGGCCTGCTCGGCTGCGGGCGTATCGCCAAGCGTCATTCCGATCTCCTGGGTGGCAATCACATCGAGGGAGCAAACCTTATTGCGGTGTGCGATCCGATCCGTGCGCGCGCTGATGCGGTTGCCGGGAAGTTCGGCGTTGCGGCCCACTACGAAATGGACAAGTTCCTGGCACGCAAGGATATCGACGCGGTCGCTGTGTTGACGCCGAGCGGGATGCATCCCGCGCATGTGATCGCCTGCGCCAGGGCGGGCAAGCACGTCGTAGTCGAGAAGCCGATGGCGCTACGCCTGCAGGACGCCGACGACATGATCCGGGCCTGCGACGAGGCCGGCGTCAAGATGTTCATCGTCAAGCAGAATCGCTTCAACGTGCCGGTGGTCAAGGCGCGCGAGGCGCTCGATGCCGGCCGCTTCGGCAAGCTCATCCTTGGAACGGTCCGCGTGCGCTGGTGCCGCGACCAGGCCTACTACGATCAGGACGATTGGCGCGGCACCTGGGCCTATGACGGCGGTGTGCTGACCAATCAGGCGAGCCACCATGTCGACATGCTGGAGTGGTTCTTCGGCGACGTCGTGAGCGTGCATGCGCGCGCGGCGACGGCGCTGGCCAACATCGAAACCGAGGACACGGCCGTCGCAACGCTGAAGTTCCGCAACGGTGCGCTCGGGATCATCGAGGCGACCACCGCAGCGCGTCCGACCGATCTCGAGGGCTCGCTGTCGATCCTGGGTGAAAAGGGCACCGTCGAGATTTCCGGTTTTGCGGTCAACCAGATCCGGCATTGGCGCTTTGTCCACGAATTGCCGTCGGACAAGGACGTCGTGGAGAAGTTCTCGGTCAACCCGCCCAACGTCTACGGCTTCGGCCATCAGGCCTATTATCATCACGTGGTCGATTGCCTGGAGAACCAGCGTGCCGCGCTGGTCGACGGGCTCGAGGGCCGCAAGAGCCTGGAGCTGATCTCGGCCCTCTATGAGTCGATCGAGACCGGGGAGGAGGTGGCGCTGCGCTTCACGCCGCGACTCAGCCGGCTGGGTGTCGTTTCGTGA
- a CDS encoding acyltransferase, whose translation MNRPDVHQAGVRDVAFGERVKIVEPCNLYGCQLGDDCFVGPFTEIQKGVVVGARTRVQSHAFVCELVTIGEDCFIGHGVMFVNDTFATGGPARGRKELWRETVIGNRVSIGSNVTIMPVRIVDDVVIGAGSVVTKDITTPGTYAGNPARRLLASQ comes from the coding sequence GTGAACCGGCCGGACGTGCATCAGGCCGGCGTGCGCGATGTCGCTTTCGGGGAGCGCGTCAAGATCGTCGAGCCCTGCAATCTCTATGGCTGCCAGCTCGGCGACGACTGCTTCGTCGGGCCGTTCACCGAAATCCAGAAAGGCGTGGTCGTCGGGGCGCGCACCCGCGTGCAATCGCATGCCTTCGTCTGCGAGCTCGTCACCATCGGCGAGGACTGCTTCATCGGGCACGGCGTAATGTTCGTCAACGACACGTTCGCAACCGGCGGCCCGGCTCGTGGACGCAAGGAGCTATGGCGAGAAACGGTGATCGGCAACCGCGTGTCGATCGGCTCCAACGTCACCATCATGCCGGTCAGGATCGTCGACGACGTCGTCATCGGTGCAGGATCGGTGGTGACCAAGGATATTACGACGCCTGGCACCTATGCCGGCAATCCGGCGCGCCGGCTTCTGGCGAGCCAATAG
- a CDS encoding DegT/DnrJ/EryC1/StrS family aminotransferase translates to MAVPYADLQLQYQSIKDEIDAAIAGVIRDNSFIRGSYVDTFEREFAAAAEVTHCVSCANGTDALYLAMRALKVQPGDEVITTAHSWISTAAMITHAGATVVFCDTDDATFTIDPATIEAAITPRTVGIIPVHLYGQPADMDAIMAIAQKHKLWVIEDCAQAHLARYKGRMVGTFGEAATYSFYPGKNLGAMGDAGAIVTNDAALAERMAMLARHGGLVKHQHHIEGINSRLDGMQAAILSAKLPHLAAWTEARQAAAEIYDSGLNQIDDVVVSEVAPARSHVYHLYTIRHPRRDALAAHLNANGVQTAINYPTALPFLPAYARFNHRPEQFPNAHRDQGRILSLPMFAEITRQQQDEVIDLVRKF, encoded by the coding sequence ATGGCTGTGCCGTATGCCGACCTGCAGCTGCAATACCAGTCCATCAAGGACGAGATCGATGCGGCGATCGCCGGCGTGATCCGCGACAATTCCTTTATCCGCGGCAGCTACGTCGACACCTTTGAACGCGAATTCGCTGCGGCTGCGGAGGTGACGCACTGCGTATCCTGCGCCAACGGCACCGACGCGCTTTACCTCGCGATGCGCGCGCTGAAGGTGCAGCCGGGCGACGAGGTGATCACGACGGCGCATTCCTGGATATCGACCGCGGCGATGATCACCCATGCCGGCGCCACCGTCGTCTTCTGCGACACCGATGACGCGACCTTCACGATCGATCCGGCGACGATCGAGGCGGCGATCACGCCCCGCACGGTCGGCATCATCCCGGTGCATCTCTACGGCCAGCCCGCGGACATGGACGCGATCATGGCGATCGCGCAGAAGCATAAGCTCTGGGTGATTGAGGACTGCGCCCAGGCCCATCTCGCGCGCTACAAGGGCCGCATGGTCGGTACCTTCGGAGAGGCGGCTACCTATTCATTCTATCCCGGCAAGAATCTGGGTGCGATGGGCGACGCCGGCGCGATCGTCACCAACGATGCCGCGCTTGCGGAGCGGATGGCGATGCTGGCGCGCCATGGCGGGCTGGTGAAGCACCAGCACCATATCGAGGGCATCAACAGCCGGCTCGACGGCATGCAGGCGGCGATCCTCTCGGCCAAGCTGCCGCATCTTGCCGCCTGGACCGAGGCCCGGCAGGCCGCCGCCGAGATCTATGATTCCGGTCTCAACCAGATCGATGACGTCGTGGTGTCCGAGGTCGCGCCGGCGCGCAGCCATGTTTATCACCTCTACACGATCAGGCATCCGCGCCGCGACGCGCTCGCCGCCCATCTCAATGCCAATGGCGTGCAGACCGCGATCAACTACCCCACGGCGCTGCCATTCCTGCCGGCCTATGCGCGGTTTAACCACCGGCCGGAGCAGTTCCCCAACGCTCATCGCGATCAGGGCCGGATTCTCTCGCTGCCGATGTTCGCCGAGATCACGCGCCAGCAGCAGGATGAGGTAATCGATCTGGTTCGGAAGTTTTGA
- the gmd gene encoding GDP-mannose 4,6-dehydratase, which yields MVAQDSKRRVALITGITGQDGAYLAEYLLVLGYTVHGIKRRSSSFNTARVDHLYEDPHAGNVPFLMHYGDMTDSTNLIRLMQQIRPTEVYNLAAQSHVQVSFESPEYTANADAVGVLRLLEAIRILGLEKETRFYQASTSELYGLVQEVPQKETTPFYPRSPYGVAKLYGYWITVNYREAYGMFASNGILFNHESPIRGETFVTRKITRGIARIEVGLESKLYLGNLDAKRDWGHARDYVEGMHKILQVDDPGDFVLATGETRSVREFVEVAFAEVGRSIGWRGKGVEEVGIDTKSGKTVVKIDPAYFRPTEVDLLIGDASKARQVLGWKPKRTFVELVEEMMASDLAEAKRDAAHGTRKV from the coding sequence ATGGTGGCTCAGGATTCGAAGCGGCGCGTGGCGTTGATCACCGGCATCACCGGGCAGGATGGCGCATATCTCGCCGAATATCTGCTCGTCCTCGGCTACACCGTGCATGGGATCAAGCGCAGGTCATCCTCGTTCAACACCGCGCGTGTCGACCACCTCTACGAGGATCCGCACGCCGGCAACGTGCCATTCCTGATGCACTATGGCGACATGACGGATTCCACCAATTTGATCCGGCTGATGCAGCAGATCCGGCCGACCGAGGTCTACAATCTCGCCGCCCAAAGCCACGTCCAGGTCAGTTTTGAGAGCCCGGAATACACTGCCAACGCCGATGCGGTCGGCGTGTTGCGCCTCCTTGAGGCTATTCGCATTCTTGGCTTGGAAAAGGAGACGCGATTCTACCAGGCATCGACGTCGGAGCTTTACGGCCTCGTGCAGGAAGTGCCGCAGAAGGAGACGACTCCGTTCTATCCGCGCTCGCCTTACGGTGTGGCGAAGCTGTACGGCTATTGGATCACGGTGAACTATCGAGAGGCCTATGGCATGTTCGCCAGCAACGGCATCCTGTTCAACCATGAGAGTCCGATCCGCGGCGAGACTTTCGTGACGCGGAAGATCACGCGTGGGATTGCCCGCATCGAGGTCGGCCTGGAGAGTAAGCTCTATCTCGGCAATCTCGATGCCAAGCGCGACTGGGGCCACGCCCGCGACTATGTCGAGGGCATGCACAAGATCCTGCAAGTGGACGATCCCGGCGACTTCGTGCTCGCGACCGGCGAGACGCGCTCGGTCCGCGAATTCGTCGAAGTGGCGTTTGCGGAGGTCGGCCGCAGCATCGGATGGCGCGGCAAGGGCGTCGAGGAGGTCGGCATTGACACAAAGAGCGGCAAGACGGTCGTGAAGATCGATCCGGCCTACTTCCGGCCGACCGAGGTCGACCTCCTGATTGGCGATGCGAGCAAGGCGCGTCAGGTCCTCGGCTGGAAGCCGAAGCGGACATTTGTTGAACTCGTCGAGGAGATGATGGCGAGCGACCTGGCGGAAGCAAAACGGGACGCGGCCCATGGCACCCGCAAAGTTTGA
- a CDS encoding D-glycero-alpha-D-manno-heptose-1,7-bisphosphate 7-phosphatase, giving the protein MTTTSRRPAVFFDRDGVLNHDEGYLFEASKFKWMDGAREAVRLVNKAGYFAFIVTNQSGVARGFYQESDVDTLHRWMAEELAADGAHIDAFEYCPDHPEAPIERYRRDCHRRKPRPGMITELMQRFPVATDRSFLIGDQERDLEAARAAGIRGLLFREGNLATFVREAINLR; this is encoded by the coding sequence ATGACGACGACATCGAGGCGCCCGGCCGTCTTTTTCGATCGCGACGGCGTCCTCAATCACGACGAAGGCTACCTCTTCGAGGCCAGTAAGTTCAAATGGATGGACGGCGCGCGCGAGGCGGTCAGGCTGGTGAACAAGGCCGGTTATTTCGCCTTCATCGTCACCAACCAGTCGGGCGTCGCCCGCGGCTTCTATCAGGAGAGCGACGTAGACACCCTCCACCGCTGGATGGCAGAGGAACTCGCCGCGGACGGCGCGCATATCGATGCGTTCGAGTACTGTCCGGACCATCCCGAGGCCCCCATCGAGCGCTATCGTCGCGACTGCCACCGACGCAAGCCCAGGCCAGGCATGATCACCGAGCTCATGCAGCGCTTTCCCGTCGCAACCGACAGGAGCTTCCTGATAGGCGATCAAGAGCGCGACTTGGAGGCGGCGCGCGCTGCGGGCATCCGCGGGCTGCTGTTCCGGGAAGGCAATCTCGCGACCTTTGTGCGCGAGGCAATCAACTTGCGCTGA